The Pseudomonas baetica genome includes a region encoding these proteins:
- the miaA gene encoding tRNA (adenosine(37)-N6)-dimethylallyltransferase MiaA: MSQLPPAIFLMGPTAAGKTDLAIELTKVLPCELISVDSALVYRGMDIGTAKPSKELLAEYPHRLIDILDPAEAYSAADFRRDALQAMAEITARGKIPLLVGGTMLYYKALVEGLADMPAADPEVRAQIEEEAARLGWQALHDQLALVDPVSAARIHPNDPQRLSRALEVYRVSGQSMTALRQQQSAQSTEAAASGLQQLPYTVANLAIAPGNRQVLHERIKQRFTNMLEQGFIDEVVALRKRSDLHSGLPSIRAVGYRQVWDYLDGKLTLAEMQERGVIATRQLAKRQFTWLRSWEDLHWLDSLDCDNLPRALKYLGTISILS, encoded by the coding sequence ATGAGCCAGCTCCCTCCAGCGATTTTTCTGATGGGCCCGACCGCTGCGGGCAAGACCGATCTGGCCATCGAGCTGACCAAGGTGCTGCCGTGTGAGCTGATCAGTGTCGATTCGGCGCTGGTCTATCGCGGCATGGACATCGGCACTGCCAAGCCTTCCAAAGAGCTGCTGGCTGAATATCCGCACCGTTTGATCGACATTCTTGACCCGGCTGAAGCCTATTCGGCTGCGGATTTCCGTCGCGATGCCCTGCAAGCCATGGCTGAAATCACCGCGCGCGGAAAAATTCCGCTGCTGGTCGGCGGGACGATGCTCTATTACAAGGCTTTGGTTGAAGGTCTGGCGGATATGCCGGCAGCCGATCCCGAGGTGCGCGCGCAGATTGAAGAAGAGGCTGCACGCCTTGGCTGGCAAGCCCTTCACGATCAACTGGCGCTCGTCGACCCGGTGTCGGCAGCGCGGATTCATCCGAACGATCCGCAACGTCTGAGTCGTGCGCTGGAAGTTTATCGCGTCAGCGGTCAGAGCATGACTGCCCTGCGCCAGCAACAATCTGCGCAAAGTACTGAAGCAGCCGCTTCGGGACTGCAACAATTGCCCTATACTGTCGCGAACTTGGCCATTGCCCCGGGGAATCGTCAGGTACTGCACGAGCGCATTAAACAAAGATTCACAAATATGTTGGAACAGGGATTCATCGACGAGGTCGTAGCCCTGCGTAAAAGAAGTGACCTGCATTCAGGGTTGCCGTCTATACGTGCAGTAGGTTACCGCCAAGTCTGGGATTACCTGGATGGCAAGCTGACGTTGGCCGAAATGCAGGAGCGCGGTGTCATCGCCACGCGCCAATTGGCCAAGCGCCAGTTCACCTGGCTGCGCAGCTGGGAAGATTTACACTGGCTGGACAGTCTTGATTGCGACAATCTGCCACGCGCCTTGAAATACCTTGGGACCATCTCCATATTGAGCTGA
- the mutL gene encoding DNA mismatch repair endonuclease MutL, protein MLNAARIELLSPRLANQIAAGEVVERPASVIKELLENSLDSGAKRIDVDVEQGGVKLLRVRDDGSGISADDLPLALARHATSKIRNLEDLEQVMSLGFRGEALASISSVARLTLTSRTRDADQAWQVETEGRDMAPRVQPAAHPVGTSVEVRDLFFNTPARRKFLKTEKTEFDHLQEVIKRLALARFDVAFHLRHNGKTILSLHEAHDDAARARRVAAICGSGFLEQALPIEIERNGLHLWGWVGLPTFNRSQADLQYFFVNGRAVRDKLVAHAVRQAYRDVLFNGRHPTFALFFEVDPAAVDVNVHPTKHEVRFRDGRMVHDFLYGTLHRALGDVRPEDQLAGSVTTAIVRPTGLDAGEFGPQGEMRLAANALLEQPQAQPAFNTSSGASAGGAYQYQYTPRPQSAMPPAAEAQAAYREFFAPLPEANANALPAGQEDIPPLGYALAQLKGIYILSENAQGLVLVDMHAAHERIMYERLKIAMASEGLSGQPLLVPESLAVSQREADCAEEHAAWFQRLGFELQRLGPETLAIRQIPALLKQAEANRLVGDVLSDLMEYGTSDRIQAHLNELLGTMACHGAIRANRRLALPEMNGLLRDMENTERSGQCNHGRPTWTQLGLDDLDKLFLRGR, encoded by the coding sequence GTGCTGAACGCTGCTCGCATCGAACTGCTCAGCCCGCGGCTGGCGAACCAGATTGCTGCCGGTGAGGTGGTTGAACGCCCGGCCTCGGTGATCAAGGAGCTGTTGGAAAACAGCCTCGACTCAGGTGCCAAACGCATCGACGTCGATGTCGAGCAGGGCGGCGTCAAACTGCTGCGAGTGCGCGACGACGGTAGCGGCATTTCCGCTGACGATCTGCCGCTGGCGCTGGCCCGTCACGCCACCAGCAAGATTCGCAATCTGGAAGACCTCGAACAGGTGATGAGCCTGGGCTTTCGCGGCGAAGCGCTGGCATCGATCAGCTCCGTGGCGCGCTTGACCCTGACTTCGCGCACTCGCGATGCCGATCAGGCCTGGCAGGTTGAAACCGAAGGTCGCGACATGGCGCCTCGGGTTCAGCCGGCCGCGCATCCGGTCGGCACCTCGGTGGAAGTCCGCGACCTGTTCTTCAATACCCCGGCGCGGCGCAAATTCCTCAAGACTGAAAAAACCGAATTCGACCACCTGCAAGAAGTGATCAAGCGTCTGGCATTGGCGCGTTTCGATGTCGCCTTCCATCTGCGTCACAACGGCAAGACCATCCTGAGCCTGCACGAGGCCCACGATGACGCGGCTCGTGCCCGGCGTGTGGCGGCCATCTGTGGATCGGGATTCCTTGAGCAGGCGCTGCCGATCGAGATCGAGCGAAACGGCTTGCACCTGTGGGGCTGGGTCGGCTTGCCGACCTTCAACCGCAGCCAGGCGGACTTGCAGTATTTCTTTGTGAACGGCCGTGCGGTGCGCGACAAACTGGTGGCTCATGCGGTGCGCCAGGCCTATCGCGACGTGCTGTTCAATGGCCGCCACCCGACCTTTGCGCTGTTTTTCGAGGTTGATCCGGCAGCCGTAGACGTCAACGTTCACCCGACCAAACACGAAGTACGCTTCCGTGACGGGCGCATGGTGCATGACTTCCTTTACGGCACGCTGCACCGCGCTTTAGGTGATGTGCGGCCGGAAGACCAGCTTGCCGGTTCGGTCACTACCGCCATCGTCCGCCCGACCGGCCTTGATGCCGGTGAGTTCGGCCCGCAGGGTGAAATGCGTCTGGCGGCCAATGCGTTGCTTGAGCAACCACAGGCACAGCCGGCGTTCAATACGTCGTCGGGTGCCAGCGCGGGCGGTGCTTATCAGTATCAATACACGCCGCGTCCGCAATCGGCGATGCCGCCGGCGGCTGAGGCACAGGCTGCGTATCGTGAGTTTTTTGCGCCGCTGCCGGAGGCCAATGCCAACGCGCTGCCGGCGGGTCAGGAAGACATTCCGCCGCTCGGCTACGCGCTCGCGCAGCTTAAGGGTATCTACATTCTGTCCGAGAATGCCCAAGGGCTGGTGCTGGTCGACATGCATGCTGCCCACGAGCGGATCATGTATGAGCGCCTGAAGATCGCCATGGCTAGCGAAGGTCTGAGCGGTCAGCCGCTGTTGGTGCCGGAATCGCTGGCGGTCAGTCAGCGTGAAGCCGATTGCGCGGAAGAACATGCGGCGTGGTTCCAGCGTCTGGGCTTCGAACTTCAACGTCTTGGCCCTGAAACGCTGGCGATCCGACAAATTCCGGCACTATTGAAACAGGCTGAGGCCAACCGGCTGGTCGGCGACGTGTTGTCGGACTTGATGGAATACGGCACCAGCGACCGGATTCAGGCACACCTGAACGAACTGCTCGGCACCATGGCCTGCCACGGCGCGATCCGCGCCAATCGGCGCCTGGCCCTGCCGGAAATGAACGGCCTTCTGCGTGACATGGAAAACACCGAGCGCAGCGGTCAATGCAACCATGGCCGACCGACCTGGACCCAACTGGGCCTGGACGATCTGGACAAACTGTTCCTGCGCGGTCGTTGA
- a CDS encoding N-acetylmuramoyl-L-alanine amidase, giving the protein MLMAVTVNAVADSKVNSVRLWRAPDNTRLVFDLSGPVQHSVFTLTAPDRLVIDINGATLGAPLNVQTANTPITAMRSAQRTPTDLRVVIDLKKAVTPKSFSLAPNAQYGNRLVVDLFDNPADAAPPPPPAPTPKVATMPAVPVTPSEPAIKLPPAPAGKRDIIVVIDAGHGGEDPGASGSRGQREKDVVLQIARELQRQVNGMKGFRAELTRTGDYFIPLRGRTEIARKKGADLFVSIHADAAPSAAAFGASVFALSDRGATSETARWLADSENRSDLIGGAGNVSLDDKDRMLAGVLLDLSMTASLTSSLNVGQKVLTNIGRVTPLHKQRVEQAGFMVLKSPDIPSILVETGFISNANEANKLSASSHQQALARSISSGVRQFFQQNPPPGTYIAWLRDSGKIAQGPRDHRVGPGETLAMIGVRYQVSPATLRSANNLKSDELKVGQHLTIPGTELASKE; this is encoded by the coding sequence ATGTTGATGGCAGTAACCGTCAACGCTGTGGCCGATTCGAAGGTCAACAGCGTGCGCCTGTGGCGCGCACCGGACAACACGCGACTGGTCTTCGACCTGAGCGGCCCGGTGCAGCACAGCGTCTTCACCCTGACCGCGCCGGATCGGCTGGTGATCGACATCAATGGCGCCACCTTGGGCGCGCCGTTGAATGTGCAGACTGCGAACACGCCGATCACGGCGATGCGTTCGGCTCAGCGCACGCCGACCGACCTGCGTGTGGTCATCGACCTGAAAAAAGCCGTCACCCCGAAAAGCTTCTCGCTGGCGCCGAACGCACAGTACGGCAATCGTCTGGTGGTTGACCTGTTCGACAACCCGGCCGATGCCGCACCGCCACCGCCACCTGCACCGACACCGAAAGTTGCGACCATGCCCGCGGTGCCGGTCACACCTTCCGAACCTGCGATCAAGCTGCCGCCAGCGCCGGCCGGCAAGCGCGACATCATTGTCGTGATCGACGCCGGCCACGGTGGTGAGGACCCGGGCGCGTCCGGCTCGCGCGGCCAGCGTGAGAAAGACGTGGTATTGCAGATCGCTCGTGAGCTGCAACGTCAGGTCAACGGCATGAAAGGCTTCCGCGCCGAGTTGACCCGCACCGGCGACTACTTCATCCCGCTACGCGGACGTACCGAAATCGCCCGCAAGAAGGGCGCCGACCTGTTCGTCTCGATCCACGCCGACGCCGCGCCGTCTGCGGCGGCATTCGGGGCTTCGGTGTTCGCCCTGTCTGATCGCGGCGCTACGTCGGAGACCGCCCGTTGGCTGGCCGACAGCGAAAACCGTTCCGACCTGATCGGTGGTGCCGGCAACGTCAGCCTCGATGACAAGGACCGTATGCTCGCCGGCGTACTGCTCGACCTGTCGATGACCGCCTCGCTGACCTCCAGCCTCAACGTCGGCCAGAAAGTCCTGACCAACATCGGCCGGGTCACGCCGTTGCACAAACAGCGCGTGGAACAGGCCGGCTTCATGGTGCTGAAGTCGCCGGACATCCCGTCGATCCTGGTCGAAACCGGCTTCATCTCCAACGCCAACGAAGCCAACAAACTCTCGGCGTCGAGCCACCAGCAAGCGCTGGCGCGGTCGATCAGCAGTGGCGTGCGCCAGTTCTTCCAGCAGAACCCGCCACCGGGCACCTACATTGCCTGGCTGCGTGATTCCGGCAAAATCGCCCAAGGCCCGCGCGATCACCGCGTCGGCCCGGGTGAGACGCTGGCGATGATCGGCGTGCGCTATCAAGTGTCCCCGGCGACGTTGCGCAGCGCGAATAACCTGAAAAGCGATGAGCTGAAAGTCGGCCAACACTTGACCATTCCTGGCACCGAACTGGCGTCCAAAGAATGA
- the tsaE gene encoding tRNA (adenosine(37)-N6)-threonylcarbamoyltransferase complex ATPase subunit type 1 TsaE has protein sequence MSEVTLYLADEQAMSDFGARIARITQGHGLIFLEGNLGMGKTTLSRGIIRGLGHVGAVKSPTFTLVEPYEIGDVRAFHFDLYRLVDPEELEFLGIRDYFEDDALCLIEWPDKGAGFLPKPDLTITISPQDSGRSLKILSQGSRGEAWCAALALESN, from the coding sequence GTGTCTGAAGTAACCCTGTACCTGGCCGATGAGCAGGCGATGAGCGACTTTGGCGCACGGATCGCCCGCATTACCCAAGGCCACGGCCTGATTTTTCTCGAAGGCAACCTGGGCATGGGCAAAACCACGCTTTCCCGGGGGATCATTCGTGGTCTGGGCCACGTCGGCGCGGTGAAAAGTCCGACCTTCACCTTGGTCGAGCCCTACGAGATCGGTGATGTTCGCGCCTTCCACTTTGACCTGTACCGACTGGTCGATCCGGAAGAACTGGAGTTTCTCGGCATCCGCGACTATTTCGAAGACGACGCCCTGTGCCTGATCGAATGGCCCGATAAAGGTGCAGGCTTTTTGCCAAAGCCTGACCTGACCATTACCATTAGCCCGCAAGACAGCGGGCGTTCGCTGAAAATTTTATCCCAGGGCTCGCGCGGCGAGGCCTGGTGTGCCGCTTTGGCATTGGAATCCAATTAA
- a CDS encoding NAD(P)H-hydrate dehydratase: MPHTKDELPDALYGAAQVRELDARLIAAGTPGFELMQRAAHATWRALVRQWPAANEMTVFAGHGNNAGDGYLVAALAQRAGWTVRVLAVGDPQRLQGDAALAHAEALAEKVVVLTWNAASELRGVILDALLGTGLSGDVREPYAAAIDAINASALPVAAVDIPSGLCADTGRVLGVAVHADLTVTFIALKVGLFTGDAADYVGDLVFNELQVTAETGRDISVRARRLNAANLPRPAPRAPTSHKGCLGHVLLIGGDHGFGGAILLGSESAIRCGAGMVSLATRPEHVSAALTRVPEVMALGTSSANQLMGLLEKVSVLIVGPGLGQASWGRALLSAAANAPLPQVWDADALNLLASGFVSLPKDCVITPHPGEAARLLGISTAEVQADRPAAALALSKKYTAVVVLKGAGSLIAHPDGRLALCHQGHPAMATAGLGDVLAGLTGALLAQGMDGFDAACLAVWLHANAGAQLGKFGRGLAASDLIPAIRKLLEEHAPCLK; the protein is encoded by the coding sequence ATGCCGCACACGAAAGATGAATTACCCGACGCGCTGTACGGCGCCGCGCAGGTGCGTGAGCTCGACGCGCGGCTGATTGCCGCCGGTACGCCGGGCTTCGAATTGATGCAGCGCGCCGCACACGCGACGTGGCGAGCGTTGGTGCGGCAATGGCCTGCGGCGAATGAAATGACGGTGTTCGCCGGGCATGGCAACAATGCGGGCGACGGTTATCTGGTTGCGGCGTTGGCGCAGCGTGCGGGTTGGACCGTGCGCGTCTTGGCCGTCGGCGATCCGCAGCGTTTGCAGGGGGATGCGGCGCTGGCCCATGCCGAGGCGCTGGCGGAAAAAGTTGTCGTCCTGACCTGGAATGCCGCCAGTGAGCTGCGCGGTGTGATCCTCGACGCCTTGCTCGGCACCGGCCTGAGCGGCGATGTGCGCGAGCCCTATGCCGCTGCCATCGATGCGATCAACGCCAGCGCCTTGCCGGTGGCGGCGGTGGATATCCCTTCCGGACTGTGCGCCGACACCGGGCGCGTGTTGGGAGTTGCGGTTCATGCCGATCTGACCGTGACCTTTATTGCACTGAAAGTCGGCCTGTTCACTGGCGACGCGGCGGATTACGTCGGCGACCTGGTATTCAACGAGTTGCAAGTCACTGCCGAAACCGGTCGCGACATTTCCGTCCGCGCTCGGCGCCTCAATGCGGCCAATCTGCCGCGGCCTGCCCCGCGTGCCCCGACGTCCCACAAGGGATGCTTGGGGCATGTACTGCTGATCGGCGGCGATCACGGTTTTGGCGGGGCGATTCTGCTCGGCAGCGAAAGCGCGATACGCTGCGGCGCGGGAATGGTTTCGCTGGCGACGCGCCCGGAGCACGTGTCGGCGGCGCTGACCCGAGTGCCGGAAGTCATGGCGCTGGGCACTTCCTCGGCCAACCAACTGATGGGGCTGCTGGAAAAAGTCTCGGTGCTGATCGTCGGGCCGGGGCTGGGGCAGGCGAGTTGGGGGCGGGCGCTGTTGTCGGCTGCGGCCAATGCGCCGTTGCCGCAGGTGTGGGACGCCGATGCCTTGAATCTGCTGGCCAGCGGTTTTGTCAGCTTGCCCAAGGATTGCGTGATCACCCCGCATCCGGGCGAAGCCGCGCGTTTGCTGGGTATCAGCACTGCTGAAGTTCAAGCCGATCGTCCAGCGGCGGCTTTGGCTTTGAGCAAAAAATATACAGCGGTGGTGGTGCTCAAAGGGGCCGGCAGCCTGATCGCGCATCCCGACGGACGTCTGGCGCTGTGTCATCAGGGCCATCCGGCCATGGCCACCGCTGGGCTCGGCGATGTGCTTGCTGGCTTGACCGGCGCGCTGTTGGCGCAAGGTATGGACGGATTCGATGCGGCGTGCCTGGCGGTCTGGCTGCACGCCAATGCCGGGGCGCAACTAGGCAAATTTGGCCGTGGGCTGGCGGCCAGTGATTTGATTCCAGCCATTCGTAAGTTGTTGGAGGAGCATGCACCGTGTCTGAAGTAA
- the queG gene encoding tRNA epoxyqueuosine(34) reductase QueG — translation MSAITTDLPALAQSIKDWGRELGFQQVGISGLDLAEHEQHLERWLAAGYHGEMDYMGAHGSKRSHPDELVPGTLRVVSLRMDYLPGDTEMAKRLAEPEKAYVSRYALGRDYHKLIRKRVQQLADRIQAEIGPFGFRAFVDSAPVLEKAIAEQAGLGWIGKNTLVLNRKAGSYFFLSELFVDLPLPVDEPHSTEHCGRCTACLDICPTNAFVGPYVLDARRCISYLTIELKNAIPEDLRPLIGNRVFGCDDCQIVCPWNRFARPTGESDFKPRHNLDNAELAELFLWDEDKFLSSTEGSPLRRAGYERWLRNLAVGLGNAPSSIPVLEALKARRDYPSELVREHVEWALKQHAERQGASL, via the coding sequence ATGTCCGCCATTACCACAGACTTGCCCGCCCTCGCCCAATCGATCAAGGATTGGGGCCGCGAGCTGGGCTTTCAGCAAGTCGGCATCAGCGGCCTCGATCTGGCCGAGCATGAGCAGCACCTGGAGCGCTGGCTCGCCGCCGGCTACCACGGCGAAATGGATTACATGGGCGCCCATGGCAGCAAACGCTCGCATCCGGATGAACTGGTGCCGGGCACGTTGCGCGTGGTTTCCCTGCGCATGGACTACCTGCCGGGCGACACCGAAATGGCCAAACGTCTGGCCGAACCGGAAAAAGCATACGTGTCGCGTTATGCCTTGGGCCGCGATTACCACAAATTGATCCGTAAACGTGTTCAACAATTGGCCGACAGGATTCAAGCCGAGATCGGTCCGTTCGGTTTTCGCGCGTTCGTCGACAGCGCCCCGGTGCTGGAAAAAGCCATCGCCGAACAGGCCGGGCTGGGCTGGATCGGTAAAAACACCCTGGTGTTGAACCGCAAGGCCGGCAGCTACTTCTTCCTGAGTGAACTGTTTGTCGATCTGCCGCTGCCGGTGGACGAGCCGCACAGCACCGAACATTGCGGTCGCTGTACGGCATGCCTGGATATCTGCCCGACCAACGCCTTCGTCGGCCCCTATGTGCTGGACGCGCGGCGCTGCATCTCCTACCTGACCATCGAGCTGAAAAATGCGATTCCCGAAGACCTGCGTCCGCTGATCGGCAACCGAGTATTCGGCTGTGATGACTGCCAGATCGTCTGCCCATGGAACCGCTTCGCCCGGCCGACCGGGGAAAGCGACTTCAAGCCACGGCACAATCTGGACAACGCCGAACTGGCCGAACTGTTCCTGTGGGACGAGGACAAGTTTCTCAGCAGCACCGAAGGTTCCCCGCTGCGCCGCGCCGGTTATGAGCGCTGGTTGCGCAATCTGGCGGTAGGGCTGGGAAATGCGCCGTCGAGCATTCCGGTGCTGGAAGCCTTGAAGGCGCGCCGTGACTACCCTTCAGAGCTGGTACGTGAACATGTCGAGTGGGCGCTGAAACAACATGCCGAGCGTCAAGGCGCGTCGTTATAG
- a CDS encoding trimeric intracellular cation channel family protein: MLLMLYLIAITAEAMTGALSAGRRGMDWFGVVLIACVTALGGGSVRDVLLGHYPLTWVKHPEYLVLTSAAAMLTVFTARWMRHLRSLFLVLDAVGLVAFTLIGCMTALEMGHGMLVASVSGVITGVFGGILRDIFCNDIPLIFRRELYASVSFAAAWCYMLCLYLNVPSEQAILITLFGGFLLRLLAIRFHWEMPKFVYNDAP, encoded by the coding sequence ATGCTGCTGATGCTCTATCTGATCGCCATTACCGCTGAAGCCATGACTGGCGCCCTGTCTGCCGGACGGCGAGGCATGGACTGGTTTGGCGTGGTGCTGATCGCCTGCGTCACGGCGTTGGGCGGCGGGTCGGTGCGCGATGTGTTGCTCGGGCATTACCCGCTGACCTGGGTCAAACACCCTGAATACCTGGTGCTGACATCGGCGGCGGCAATGCTCACCGTCTTCACCGCGCGCTGGATGCGGCATTTGCGTTCATTGTTTCTGGTGCTCGACGCCGTCGGCCTGGTGGCGTTCACCCTGATCGGCTGCATGACGGCTCTGGAAATGGGCCACGGCATGCTGGTGGCTTCGGTCAGCGGGGTGATTACCGGCGTGTTCGGCGGCATTCTGCGCGATATCTTCTGCAACGACATCCCGCTGATCTTCCGCCGTGAGCTCTACGCCAGCGTGTCGTTCGCGGCGGCGTGGTGCTACATGCTGTGCCTGTATCTCAATGTGCCGAGTGAGCAGGCGATTTTGATCACTCTGTTCGGCGGCTTTCTATTGCGTCTGCTGGCGATCCGGTTTCATTGGGAAATGCCCAAGTTCGTCTATAACGACGCGCCTTGA
- the orn gene encoding oligoribonuclease, producing MQNPQNLIWIDLEMTGLDPDNDVIIEMATIVTDSDLNTLAEGPVIAIHHSDEVLARMDEWNTRTHGNSGLTQRVRDSRVSMAEAEAETIAFLEKWVPKGKSPICGNSICQDRRFLYTHMKALESYFLYRNLDVSTLKELAARWAPDVRDSFKKGSTHLALDDIRESIAELQHYRKHFIKF from the coding sequence ATGCAAAACCCGCAGAACTTGATCTGGATCGACCTGGAAATGACCGGTCTTGATCCGGATAACGACGTCATCATCGAAATGGCCACTATCGTCACCGACAGTGACCTCAATACTCTGGCCGAAGGCCCGGTGATCGCCATCCACCACAGCGACGAAGTGCTCGCGCGCATGGACGAGTGGAACACCCGCACCCACGGCAACTCCGGCCTGACCCAGCGCGTGCGCGACAGTCGTGTCAGCATGGCCGAAGCTGAAGCCGAAACCATCGCCTTCCTGGAAAAGTGGGTGCCGAAGGGCAAGTCGCCGATCTGCGGCAACAGCATCTGCCAGGATCGTCGCTTCCTTTATACCCACATGAAAGCGCTGGAAAGCTACTTCCTCTACCGCAACCTTGACGTCTCCACGCTCAAGGAGCTGGCCGCACGCTGGGCACCGGACGTGCGCGACAGCTTCAAGAAGGGCAGCACCCACCTGGCGCTGGACGACATTCGCGAATCCATCGCCGAACTGCAGCACTACCGCAAGCATTTCATCAAGTTCTGA
- the rsgA gene encoding small ribosomal subunit biogenesis GTPase RsgA: MAKRQLNRRQNWRIEKIQGERAARAAKRESSAVEALEGGDLGPEQHGLVIAHFGVQVEVEAKDGELAGQVFRCHLRANLPALVTGDQVVWRAGNQGIGVIVAQLPRTTELCRPDSRGQLKPVAANVDMIVIVFAPLPEPHANLIDRYLVAAEHAGIRPLLLLNKFDLIDEQNAPALNALLAVYRTLGYPVLEVSAHHGDGMEQLQKQLDGRISVFVGQSGVGKSSLVNSLLPEVETRVGPLSELSGQGTHTTTTARLFHFPGGGELIDSPGIREFGLGHVSRADVEAGFIEFNDLLGTCRFRDCKHDREPGCALLKALEDGRVQQQRMNSYRSIIASLPENGY, encoded by the coding sequence ATGGCCAAACGCCAACTCAATCGTCGTCAAAACTGGCGCATCGAAAAGATTCAAGGCGAGCGCGCCGCACGCGCCGCCAAACGCGAGTCCTCGGCTGTCGAAGCCCTGGAGGGCGGCGACCTCGGCCCTGAGCAACACGGTCTGGTCATCGCTCACTTCGGTGTGCAGGTCGAGGTTGAAGCCAAGGACGGCGAACTCGCCGGCCAAGTGTTCCGCTGTCACTTGCGCGCCAACCTGCCAGCGCTGGTGACCGGTGATCAGGTTGTCTGGCGCGCCGGCAACCAGGGCATCGGTGTGATCGTCGCGCAATTGCCGCGCACCACCGAACTGTGCCGTCCGGACAGCCGCGGCCAGCTCAAGCCTGTGGCCGCCAACGTTGACATGATCGTCATCGTCTTCGCCCCGCTGCCCGAGCCGCATGCCAACCTGATCGACCGCTACCTTGTAGCCGCCGAACACGCCGGCATCCGTCCGCTGTTGCTGCTGAACAAATTCGACCTGATCGACGAGCAGAACGCCCCGGCGCTCAACGCCCTGCTGGCGGTCTACCGCACGCTCGGTTATCCGGTGCTGGAAGTGTCGGCGCACCACGGTGACGGCATGGAGCAACTGCAAAAGCAGCTCGACGGACGCATCAGCGTGTTCGTCGGCCAGTCCGGTGTTGGCAAATCGTCGCTGGTCAACAGCTTGCTGCCTGAGGTTGAAACCCGCGTCGGGCCGTTGTCCGAGCTGTCCGGCCAGGGCACGCACACGACGACGACCGCACGGCTGTTCCACTTCCCCGGCGGCGGTGAGCTGATCGACTCCCCGGGCATTCGCGAATTCGGCCTCGGCCACGTCAGCCGCGCCGACGTCGAAGCCGGTTTCATCGAATTCAACGACCTGCTCGGCACCTGCCGTTTCCGCGACTGCAAGCACGATCGCGAACCAGGTTGCGCACTGCTCAAGGCCCTGGAAGATGGCCGTGTGCAGCAGCAACGGATGAACAGCTACCGCTCGATCATCGCCAGTCTGCCTGAAAACGGCTATTAA